Within the Platichthys flesus chromosome 8, fPlaFle2.1, whole genome shotgun sequence genome, the region TGGATGATGGAGAAGGTTAAGAGGAGTGGAAAGTGCAGGGAATGTGGCAGATGAAAAGAGGTCTCACTTAAAAGGAGAAAGACCAGCAGTCGGAACAGAACCACCCATGAACGAACGTCGCCACAGAAAAtctatgttttcttttaaatgatgttgCCACATGGCCATGTTTGTTCAATGTATTCACCGTGTTTACCCTGTCCGCAGAGGATGACATAGCCAAGATTGACACCATCAACTCTCTGGATTCCTCTGCACCGCAACCCAAGAAAAAGAGAGTCAGAAAACCCCGGACGAAGCCTCCAACCAAAACCAACACTCCCATTCTCACACAGATTGACGGGACAGTTGACAAGAATGAAATAGAGATGCCAACAAATAACAAGAAGAATAGCAGTCCAAAGAAAAAGATGgcacctgctgcctcctccctcgCCCTGAGCCAAGAGCAAAGCCTCAACGCTGCTGAGGACACACCGACTCCATCCAGCGACTCTCCTTCAAAACAGACGCCAGCGAAAGAGAAACGGAAAGTCATCGAAGATGGTGAGACAGCGTCTGAGcccagaaagaagaaaaagaagaagaagaaagagttGAATGAGGAGAAGGTGGAAGGGAATGCAAATGACGCTGGAGGAGACGGACAAGAAAAagagagtgaagaagagaaggaaaaaaggaaagatgcCACAGAGCAAGAATGTGTTGGTAAAtctgtggaggaagagaagaagacaaaggggaaagagggggagaggaaaaggaaggagaATAAAGAGGAAGCAAtagacacaaatacaaatggatATGCTGCCAAAGAGGACATTTCTGAGCCACCAGAACAAGTAAAGAAAcccaagaaaaagaaaaaggagaaaactgATAATGAGGAAAAGCCAGGGCAAATAGCCGAAAACaaaaaagtgaagaagaagaaaaagacaccTGAAGAAAATCCAGAGTTGGCAGCTcaagaattaaaacaaaatacagagcAGACtgttgaaaagaagaaagagaagaagaagaagacaatggACAGTAAGGAACATTCAGAGAAAAAAGTGGAAGAAGATAAAGAAACTATGGAGCAGATCACGGAAGGAAAGaatgcaaagaagaagaaagatgtgGTTGCTGATGGTGAAGACAATTCAGAGCAAATAGTTaatgagaagaaagagaggaagaagaaaaaggaaaatccagaGCAGATTGTTGaagaaaagataaagaagaaaaagaatagAGCTGATCAAATTGATGTGTCGGAGCAGATTGCTGATGAAAATTTAACGATAACGAAAAGCGAGAGCTTTGGCGGAGGGGAAACGCCAGAGCAGATAActacagtgaagaagaagaagaagaaaagggacTCTTCCTTGGAAAATTATTCCGCTGACGCAGATCCACTACCCCAACCCGTCTTTGAGACACCCAGTCCTccaacagagaagaagagaagtacGTAGATAAATCCCACCAGTCGAGACAAAATATAACCTTTCTGTGTTTGTAAGTTTCTGTTCACTCAATTCAATGAACTCATTTGTCATTCTCTCAGAGAAAAGCAAGTTGAAATCCCCCGATGTCCTCGAGACGCCTGCAGGTTCAGTCCTAGACACGACGACAATAGAAACACCCTCCATTGACTCCCACAAAAAGGTATCACAATACTGTACCCTGCATTAAATGTGTTATAAAACCCGTTTTgtagacatgaactctggaaaatgtccagaaaactGCATCTGGAAATTATTATCTGGActctgtttttctaaatttgaCGTCGACGTCTTCTATGTGTTTGACACCTTTTCCAAACAgagatttttgtattattttagttttttctatttcataTCCGTTgtcacatgtttaaaatgtcatcGATAAACCCACAAGCTCGTTGTGAATTCTGCAGACATTATCCTGAtgcattctccagagttttgaATAGGGAGCTGGAGAACGTACATCTCTCTGGATAATTTCTTGAGTGCATGTCTACAAGCAGCTAAATTTATGTCATTGTTTggggtaaaatgaaaaaaaaatttgtgCCAGAGGATAACTCTTCAGatccatttattttctccttgtctgaaATTTTCCACAGAAAAGGAAATCCTCCAAGAACGCAGAGTCATGAAGACGTTCTTTCTTCATCAGTGCGCAACCACAGAATAAAGTCAACACATCCTTACCACCCAGTTAccattcatgttttaatggttACAATGATCACTTCAAAATGGAAAGATGgatcacattttttattttttttatttgggtaccttttttatttgatttgaagtttTTACCACACAAAATGTGGCATATTGTGCTAAagatgtctttgtttgtttttttttactgtgttttgcATTGTGATTCCCATTTTAATGGCTTAAATATGGAGAAGGGGATGGTAACTGTTTAATTGAAAGGATGATCCCTCTCAGGATATTAGTGATATTCATTCACATTGAGCCGAGTCGTATCTATTGAATCTCATTCTCCTTCAGTCTACCATGTTAACCTAATCTGAACTAGAGGGGACCTCAGAAAGTAGagatttttttacaaaaaataagaTGGAAATtgtgttaaaagtgttttttggatgaaggttgcatgttttttttttaaagaattttgTAACTGTTTGATAAAGCCTTCATATGAACTCTGTAAATTATgctttaatacaaattaaatgcTATAGATTTTGGAAACCATGTCTGAAGTGTTGTTATGAaaaatagatggatggatgcgtaggtggatggatggatagatagatagatagatagatagatagatagatagatagatagatgggtaGGTAAGTGGATGTATATATAGATTGATTGATAggttgatggatggatagacaaAATAGATGGGTTGGTAGGTAAGTGGATAGAGATATAGATTGGTGGGTAGATGGATTGGTGGATGgatagatgtatagatagattGGTACATAGGTGGATGGATATAGATTGGTGGGTAGATGGATTGGTGGATGgatagatgtatagatagattGGTACATAGGTGGATGGATATATAAATAGATGCGTAGGTAGGTGGATGgatagaaggaaaaaaaaacatctttctgTACAATACCGAGTCTCCCATAAGAACCCGCTGGGTGgcgctgcagcagctgtcaaaggggcagaggaaacagaagaagaatgtCACAGCCAATCATCATCACTGGGGAAATGCATCACTGATCACAACATGGCGAGCTAAGCAGTGTTTACATTCAGTCTGTGGACGAAGCGGAGCAGAAGAGAGGATGTGGAGGCTGAACAGAGTTCGTCACAAAGCGGGTCGACAGGGCGGCAGCTCCGAGGAGGTCCGCCTGAAGAGGAGGGAGCACGAGAGAGGTTTGCTCCTAATGTCGCTGTGCTTTTAACTTAAAGTCCGCGGTGATGGTGAAAGTTCGAATAAAGAGAAGCTGAAGACCAGTTCACGCTTCTGTTACAGTTTTCTGTTACAATAAGCTTCTTGTAAAGCTTATTTACAAGAAATGGAACCAGGCTAAACTTATTTGTGTAAAAACTAGTAAGTGTACGCGATAAACAGTATGTACATGCTAATGGTAAACTAGCGTTTATTGCACAGTATTTGCTCAAATGAAGATTAAACAACCACCCACAGTCTTTAATACCAGACGATAAGACATTAGCTATATATAGCAATTGATTAGACTATGCTTaaatataaattcatatttagttttgttATTAACACTAAACTGATGCATCGTACAGCGACTGTAAGCTGAAGGCTTGTAGAACCACTTGACAATAAACAACCAAGTATAAGCTGCTTTCATTACACTGAAGTTTGTCCATGTTTGTTGCTGTAGCACTGAGACAGGCccgcagagacagacagcttgTGAGCAAGAGGCTCCTGCTGAATGAGGATGAGGAACAGCCGGAGGTCACCATGGACACCATGTCAGGAGAACAGGTGACAGAGAGACGATCGATCGATTATTTGTCagtattttttatcaaatgaggGATTGTGGGAGATTTGAACCTTGTGCTCAATTCCCCAGGAAGTGGTCAGCTTGCTCCACAAACTTCAACACAGCGGGCCTGAGAGGGAGACCCACCTGAGAGCCCTGAGTAACGCTCTCCGTGGCCCTTCAGCACAGCTCAGCTTCATCAAGTACAGTGGTCTCGACGCATGAAagccgctttcagacatgaactccggaaaatgtccagaaatcTGACATTTCATCCCCTTAACATATGAAGAACGTAGCAGGAGATTGTCGGGGTCACATACATTCACAATACCAATGGGGCTACTGGGTACAGAATGCAGGGACCAGGACATAACATATAGAACATGGTACGGATATCACACATTTTCTCTCACAGCACAGAAACACTAgagtcggctcttatcaccaaaagctctc harbors:
- the LOC133958900 gene encoding DNA ligase 1-like, producing MSVNASQHKLIQLIHRHLKEHGFPAAAEELEKHSTQEKTDVSESLLDIYSSWLNDSKKKKKSASAKRSKSQEQGGTPVKAKKKREKLGTKTETPKKAVPVKRKKNEGKSLGSDAEAKKSKTQTQDKVVSAGGDNSDSDSSLDEEKWKKLVQQLTEDDIAKIDTINSLDSSAPQPKKKRVRKPRTKPPTKTNTPILTQIDGTVDKNEIEMPTNNKKNSSPKKKMAPAASSLALSQEQSLNAAEDTPTPSSDSPSKQTPAKEKRKVIEDGETASEPRKKKKKKKKELNEEKVEGNANDAGGDGQEKESEEEKEKRKDATEQECVGKSVEEEKKTKGKEGERKRKENKEEAIDTNTNGYAAKEDISEPPEQVKKPKKKKKEKTDNEEKPGQIAENKKVKKKKKTPEENPELAAQELKQNTEQTVEKKKEKKKKTMDSKEHSEKKVEEDKETMEQITEGKNAKKKKDVVADGEDNSEQIVNEKKERKKKKENPEQIVEEKIKKKKNRADQIDVSEQIADENLTITKSESFGGGETPEQITTVKKKKKKRDSSLENYSADADPLPQPVFETPSPPTEKKRKKSKLKSPDVLETPAGSVLDTTTIETPSIDSHKKKRKSSKNAES